The Chitinophaga pinensis DSM 2588 region GATGAAAATAACAATACGGCTTTCTGGAATTCAATGTATGTATCCTTACACAGCCTTGATAGAATAATAACAATCAATAATCAGCGGGGTAATAATCCGGCTGCTAAAAATCAGAATGCCATTGCCGGTATTCTAAAAGTATGGTTGTATCAGGTATTAACGGATTCATATGTAAACATTCCTTACTCACAGGCATTAAAAGAAGGTGATAATATTACACCTGCCTATGACAATCAACAGGCTATTTACGCTTCTCTGATCGATACACTGAACCAGCAGATTACAGCACTTGATCCGGCTCAGCCTACTTTCGATGGCGGTGATGTAATATATAACGGCAACGTGACGAAATGGAAAACACTGGCGCATTCACTGATGCTGCGACTGGCGATCCGTATTGCGGATGTATCACCAGACAGGGCAAAAACGATCATTGAGGCTAATTATGCGGCAGCCATGCAGAGCAATGCTGATAACGCGAGATTTAATTATCTGGGTGCAGCACCTAATAAATTTCCCATGAGTGATGTGGACAGGGAAATCCTTGATTTCTTTGTGAGTAAAACACTGGTAGATTACATGGAAAGTGTAAACGATCCACGCTTGCCGATATTCGCCCGTCCAGCTCCTGCCGATACCTTGATCAGAGGCCTTGAATACGGTAGAAGCGCAAATGATCCGGGTAGGTTAGCTCCCGCTAATTACTCTTATCCTGGCAGAAGGATCTATTCGGACACTATGCCAGGGCTGTTGATGACTTATCCGGAGGTAGCATTTATACTCTCAGAAGCTGCCGCCAGGACCTGGAACGTAGGAGAACCGGCACAGGCATTTTACGAAAAAGGAATCCGTGCTTCTATGGAATTCTGGGGTATTACAACAGGTATTGATGAATACATTGCCGGAGTACCATTTACTGCCGGTGACTGGAAAAATGTGATCGGTACCCAGAAATGGCTGGCGCTGTATCCGCAGGGATTCCAGGCATGGTTTGAGCGTCTGCGTCTTGACTTCAAAAAACCGAATGGAGATTCATTGTTCATAGCGCCATATTCAGGCTCTCTGGACCAGAATGTACCATATGTACCATCCCGTCTGACTTATCCTTTGGGTGAGCGTACACAGAATGCGGATTCTTACCAGA contains the following coding sequences:
- a CDS encoding SusD/RagB family nutrient-binding outer membrane lipoprotein — translated: MLKRFLIYAWPVLFIFVMMAGCKNLDEINHDPTKPTESEPAYLLTSAEKNAMDFMYSTLQNGYIGMHYAQFWSANSRVNDSQYAIDENNNTAFWNSMYVSLHSLDRIITINNQRGNNPAAKNQNAIAGILKVWLYQVLTDSYVNIPYSQALKEGDNITPAYDNQQAIYASLIDTLNQQITALDPAQPTFDGGDVIYNGNVTKWKTLAHSLMLRLAIRIADVSPDRAKTIIEANYAAAMQSNADNARFNYLGAAPNKFPMSDVDREILDFFVSKTLVDYMESVNDPRLPIFARPAPADTLIRGLEYGRSANDPGRLAPANYSYPGRRIYSDTMPGLLMTYPEVAFILSEAAARTWNVGEPAQAFYEKGIRASMEFWGITTGIDEYIAGVPFTAGDWKNVIGTQKWLALYPQGFQAWFERLRLDFKKPNGDSLFIAPYSGSLDQNVPYVPSRLTYPLGERTQNADSYQKAADAIGGDTKKSKSWWDKN